In Phragmites australis chromosome 17, lpPhrAust1.1, whole genome shotgun sequence, the following are encoded in one genomic region:
- the LOC133896785 gene encoding FRIGIDA-like protein 3: MESVATLMESTSSKIQQLQRAFAELESQSAVSMNLKWKQLEDHFHGLEQSLKKKFEELKQQEKEFKETVAKSEQMLVQREAAVMAKELTSLERLQEKRDAALAMIFGKSKLSLPVPAINPMNKALNNLGVKLPKPAPEDSVRLQVDNAAVKPRSELVVLCEEMNVKGLHKFISDNRKNLTAIREEIPSALKRASHPYGLVLDSLEDFYTGDNLVLDGKKDGDLLGVRRTCLMLMESLGQLQADVVAGFSSVGHMLTINIKKRAKTIALEWKSKLDSLDIDASNGNCLEAHAFLQLLATFGISAEYNEDDLCKLLPYVSRRRQTPELCRLLGLSQKMPGVIGFLVDSGRPIDAINMAYAFELTEQFEPVQLLKSYLRDIRKVSHVKNAKMSPGAQNEMNERELSALKAVIKCIEEHKLEEQYPVDPLQKRVLQLEKAKADKRRAVEAAKPQSKRPRANGSVFAPRVTSFADRSFYSATPERHPSYPYERQFVYGAEAHHPPVMSSVPYTIQPAHVPYYGNGYPVQYQVPYIH; the protein is encoded by the exons ATGGAATCTGTGGCTACTCTTATGGAGTCGACAAGCTCTAAGATACAGCAGCTTCAGCGGGCATTTGCTGAGCTTGAGAGCCAGAGTGCTGTTTCCATGAACCTGAAGTGGAAGCAGCTCGAGGACCATTTTCATGGGCTCGAGCAGTCGCTCAAGAAAAAGTTTGAAGAGCTGAAACAGCAGGAGAAGGAGTTCAAGGAGACAGTTGCGAAATCCGAGCAGATGCTGGTGCAGCGGGAGGCTGCTGTTATGGCTAAGGAACTGACTTCGCTGGAAAGGTTACAGGAGAAAAGAGATGCTGCTTTAGCAATGATATTTGGCAAGTCCAAGCTTTCCTTACCTGTTCCTGCCATCAACCCAATGAACAAAGCATTGAATAATCTTGGTGTGAAGTTGCCTAAACCTGCTCCTGAAGACAGTGTGCGCCTGCAAGTTGACAATGCTGCTGTGAAGCCTCGTTCTGAACTTGTTGTGCTCTGTGAGGAAATGAATGTTAAGGGGCTTCATAAGTTCATATCAGACAACCGGAAGAACTTGACAGCCATCCGTGAGGAAATTCCCAGTGCACTGAAAAGAGCATCTCATCCTTATGGCTTAGTGTTGGATTCCCTGGAAGATTTTTATACTGGAGATAATCTGGTATTGGATGGCAAAAAGGATGGAGACCTTCTGGGTGTAAGAAGGACGTGCTTGATGTTGATGGAGTCTCTTGGACAGCTGCAAGCTGATGTTGTAGCTGGTTTCTCCTCGGTGGGGCACATGCTTACAATTAATATCAAAAAACGAGCGAAAACGATTGCGTTGGAGTGGAAGTCCAAATTGGATAGTCTTGACATTGATGCCAGTAATGGAAACTGTCTTGAAGCTCATGCATTTCTTCAACTCCTGGCTACCTTTGGTATTTCTGCTGAATATAATGAAGATGACTTGTGCAAACTACTTCCATATGTCAGTCGTCGTCGTCAAACACCTGAGCTTTGTCGATTGCTTGGGTTGTCACAGAAGATGCCAG GTGTAATTGGATTTCTGGTGGACAGTGGAAGACCTATTGATGCGATTAATATGGCTTATGCATTTGAGCTCACTGAACAGTTTGAACCAGTGCAATTGCTGAAATCATATCTGAGAGATATTAGGAAAGTGTCACATGTCAAGAATGCAAAAATGTCTCCTGGAGCACAG AATGAGATGAATGAACGTGAGTTGTCTGCATTGAAAGCTGTCATTAAGTGCATCGAAGAGCACAAGCTGGAGGAGCAATACCCTGTGGATCCACTTCAGAAAAGGGTTTTGCAGCTAGAGAAAGCAAAGGCAGACAAGAGGCGGGCTGTTGAAGCGGCGAAGCCACAGTCCAAGAGGCCTCGTGCCAACGGATCGGTCTTTGCACCCCGTGTTACCAGCTTTGCTGATAGGAGCTTCTACTCAGCAACCCCAGAGAGGCATCCCTCCTACCCTTACGAGAGGCAGTTTGTGTATGGTGCTGAGGCCCATCATCCTCCAGTTATGAGCTCAGTGCCGTACACGATCCAACCTGCCCATGTGCCTTATTATGGTAATGGCTATCCAGTTCAGTACCAGGTACCGTATATCCACTAA